From Amia ocellicauda isolate fAmiCal2 chromosome 12, fAmiCal2.hap1, whole genome shotgun sequence, a single genomic window includes:
- the map1lc3cl gene encoding microtubule-associated proteins 1A/1B light chain 3C, which yields MPPFEKSHELKTFKQRKCLETRKHEVCTIRSKFPNKIPVIVERYSGETVLPPLDKTKFLVPQEMTMGQFICLLRSRVVLCGTQALFVFVLGRALCCLSSSMAEVYTSHHDRDGFLYLCYASQDAFGAPL from the exons ATGCCGCCCTTCGAGAAATCACATGAACTGAAGACCTTCAAACAGAGAAAGTGCCTCG aaacaagaaaacatgaGGTCTGTACCATCCGCTCAAAGTTCCCCAACAAAATACCG GTGATCGTGGAGCGCTACAGTGGGGAGACGGTGCTCCCCCCGCTGGACAAAACCAAGTTCCTGGTGCCGCAGGAAATGACAATGGGCCAGTTCATCTGTCTGCTGCG ctcACGGGTGGTGCTGTGCGGCACGCAGGCGCTGTTTGTGTTCGTGTTGGGCCGCGCCCTGTGCTGCCTGTCCTCCAGCATGGCGGAGGTGTACACCTCCCACCACGACCGCGACGGCTTCCTCTACCTCTGCTACGCCTCGCAGGACGCCTTCGGGGCTCCCCTCTGA
- the kcnk4a gene encoding potassium channel subfamily K member 4: MRCSTLLAILAAVLLYLVLGAVVFRTLEAPRETQTHSHVIQAKSDFLGNHTCVNPFELDLLIQEVADAVGSGVDPVSNASSFSSRWDLSSAFFFSGTIITTIGFGNISPKTEGGRIFCIFYALIGIPMFGILLAGVGDHLGNGLRRGIGKIEAVFLKWKVSPNIIRVISAVLFILIGCLLFVALPTLVFQEVEKWSLLEATYFVVITLTTVGFGDYVAGDRDDSEHWYKPLVWFWILLGLAYFASILTMIGNWLRVLSKKTRAEMEGLRAHATDWTQNIQNIDFRIPHGLDLNQHLPRRRRKKHRGQRSRSEGVGPAGGGGGGDGGGGGVHGPDSQPGSSGSSSYSYSDDEEDHSSSGSEGSEVTQTERVAGDGEGERVPGKTLTPPALLLSPPTDPHSCSQPLDYFGENLAYIDESSDTLSERLDPDGPPHRRPPPIPGSLLPGGVRRAKRRRPRRPGNTAGHAKPNGDIYPHPPPPPPPAPSAPLLLPSQAPPPPQRN, from the exons TGCGTCAACCCATTCGAGCTCGACCTGCTCATACAG GAGGTGGCAGATGCAGTGGGGTCAGGGGTCGACCCAGTCAGCAACGCCTCCTCCTTCAGCAGCCGCTGGGACCTGTCCAGCGCATTCTTCTTCTCCGGCACCATCATCACCACCATCG GATTCGGGAATATCTCTCCCAAGACGGAAGGTGGGCGGATCTTCTGCATCTTCTACGCCCTGATCGGGATCCCCATGTTCGGTATCCTGCTGGCCGGCGTGGGTGATCACCTGGGCAATGGGCTGCGCCGCGGCATCGGGAAGATAGAGGCAGTCTTCCTG aaATGGAAGGTCAGCCCCAACATCATCCGTGTGATCTCAGCGGTGCTGTTCATCCTGATTGGTTGCCTGCTGTTTGTAGCCTTGCCAACGCTGGTGTTTCAGGAAGTGGAGAAGTGGTCGTTGCTCGAGGCGACATACTTTGTGGTCATCACCTTGACGACCGTGGGCTTCGGTGATTATGTGGCAG GGGACCGGGATGACAGTGAGCACTGGTACAAGCCGCTGGTGTGGTTCTGGATCCTATTGGGCCTGGCCTACTTCGCCTCCATCCTCACCATGATCGGCAACTGGCTGCGCGTTCTGTCCAAGAAGACACGGGCTGAG atgGAGGGGCTGAGGGCCCACGCCACTGACTGGACCCAGAACATCCAAAACATCGACTTCCGGATCCCCCACGGGCTGGACCTGAACCAGCACCTGCCCCGCCGCCGCCGCAAGAAGCACCGGGGTCAGAGGTCACGCAGCGAGGGGGTGGGGCCTGCAGGAGGGGGCGGGGGAGGGGACGGAGGAGGGGGCGGAGTCCACGGCCCAGACAGCCAACCGGGGTCCAGCGGCTCATCTTCCTACTCCTACTCCGATGACGAGGAGGACCACTCCTCCTCCGGGTCtgaggggtcagaggtcacgcAGACAGAGAGGGTGGCGGGAGACGGAGAGGGCGAGCGGGTGCCGGGAAAGACGCTGACCCCCCCGGCGCTGCTCCTGTCACCCCCAACAGACCCCCACAGCTGCTCGCAGCCGTTGGACTACTTTGGTGAGAACCTGGCCTACATCGACGAGTCGTCGGACACACTGAGCGAGCGCCTGGACCCCGACGGCCCCCCGCACCGGCGCCCGCCCCCCATCCCCGGGTCCCTTCTCCCGGGGGGTGTGCGTCGTGCCAAACGCAGACGCCCCCGCCGCCCCGGGAACACTGCCGGTCACGCCAAGCCCAACGGAGACATATACCCCCACCCGCCACCACCCCCACCTCCTGCCCCATCGGCTCCCTTACTGCTCCCCTCGCAGgcgccccctcccccccagagAAACTGA